A stretch of Malus sylvestris chromosome 11, drMalSylv7.2, whole genome shotgun sequence DNA encodes these proteins:
- the LOC126590919 gene encoding uncharacterized protein LOC126590919, translating into MFRTILRRAAGSGGPRPDPWRLMATMSYSTSKDTIAKKAKKTGKSKNDPSATAGDDVSEADAALSGQNSRARQLQADERDPSLDVGPNGRPLFTSTPTLSQLSRKDTCSYFKLKMEELNNVLPEGLPLGMVKEFEDAMQSAVLVRQNFLDLRDNFRRIVDPPLDSASSKGTKAQRQIVLDGPVSCGKSITLAMLVQWAREEGWLVLYVPRGREWTHGGFFYKNPQTGLWDTPVQAENILRDFLKFNESHLKQLSCQILDPIPLGEGAGVGWMRDGTDSMAMPEGSTLYDLVNSGIRHTHAAVGVVVRLRKELSVVKNIPVLIAIDQYNNWFTFSEYEEPVTVRSTRPIHAKELATVKAFRSMRNDDMMVGAFSHSTAVGKLRQDLPDVPVDARVNLSRYTLDEAAAVCHYYLRQRLIRREAFTEENWKKVYYLSNGNGAEMRWLLPLMRADS; encoded by the exons ATGTTTCGGACCATTCTCCGACGGGCAGCCGGTTCGGGCGGCCCAAGACCCGACCCTTGGAGGCTGATGGCGACAATGAGCTACTCGACGTCCAAGGATACCATAGCCAAGAAGGCGAAGAAGACGGGCAAATCCAAAAACGACCCCTCAGCTACCGCCGGCGACGACGTATCGGAGGCCGACGCGGCTCTCTCCGGTCAAAATTCCCGCGCACGCCAGCTCCAAGCGGACGAGAGGGACCCGTCGCTTGATGTGGGACCCAACGGCCGTCCTCTATTCACTTCCACTCCGACACTCTCTCAGCTCAGCCGCAAGGACACCTGCTCCTACTTCAAGCTCAa GATGGAGGAATTGAACAATGTTTTGCCCGAGGGGTTGCCATTGGGGATGGTGAAGGAGTTCGAGGATGCAATGCAGAGCGCGGTGCTCGTCCGCCAGAACTTTCTCGATCTTCGTGACAATTTTCGAAGGATTGTGGACCCGCCATTGGACTCGGCTAGCAGCAAAG GTACAAAAGCTCAAAGGCAGATTGTCTTGGACGGTCCCGTAAGCTGTGGAAAGAGTATTACTCTTGCAATGTTAGTTCAATGGGCTCGTGAGGAAGGCTGGTTGGTTTTATACGTCCCGAGAGGCAGGGAATGGACTCATGGAggctttttctataaaaacccaCAAACAGGTCTTTGGGACACACCTGTTCAGGCTGAAAATATTCTGAGG GATTTCCTGAAGTTTAACGAATCCCATTTAAAACAATTGTCGTGCCAAATACTCGATCCTATTCCTTTGGGAGAGGGTGCTGGTGTTGGATGGATGAGAGATGGAACTGATTCCATGGCAATGCCCGAAGGTTCAACTCTATATGACCTAGTTAATTCAGGAATCAGGCACACTCATGCAGCTGTTGGAGTAGTGGTTCGTTTGAGGAAGGAATTATCTGTTGTGAAAAATATCCCCGTGCTTATTGCAATTGATCAG TATAATAACTGGTTTACGTTCAGTGAGTATGAAGAGCCAGTAACTGTTCGTTCTACTCGACCAATACATGCTAAAGAACTCGCTACG GTGAAGGCTTTTAGATCTATGCGAAATGATGACATGATGGTTGGCGCGTTTTCACATTCAACGGCAGTAGGAAAGCTTCGTCAAGACTTGCCAGATGTACCCGTAGATGCTCGTGTCAACCTATCCCGCTACACTTTAGATGAAGCAGCCGCTGTTTGCCATTACTACCTTAG ACAGCGGCTTATTCGCCGTGAAGCATTCACAGAGGAAAACTGGAAGAAAGTATACTACTTGTCGAACGGAAATGGAGCAGAAATGAGATGGCTACTTCCTTTGATGCGGGCAGATAGTTAG
- the LOC126588407 gene encoding wound-induced protein 1-like: APDLANSQPCLLEGEHSEEARNETTVTALYQALTSKDVDVVHFLLAPYLEWWFHGPPTHQHLNRLLTGAPPYDSSFKFVPLSIVAFGSMVLAEGYDEVRSVSWVHAWTVKDGIITQVREYCNTSVTVTRLSSPDIRSQRGTCQSVWQSKLSDNKSVPGIVLAL, from the coding sequence GCTCCAGACCTGGCAAACTCTCAACCATGTCTGCTGGAGGGAGAACATTCGGAAGAAGCCAGAAACGAAACGACAGTGACGGCTTTATACCAAGCCTTAACCTCCAAGGACGTTGATGTCGTTCACTTTCTCCTAGCCCCGTATCTCGAGTGGTGGTTCCATGGCCCCCCAACTCACCAGCATTTGAACCGCCTGCTCACCGGCGCACCTCCGTATGACTCATCGTTCAAATTTGTCCCTCTCTCGATCGTTGCATTTGGGTCAATGGTGCTGGCTGAAGGATACGACGAGGTTCGTTCGGTTTCGTGGGTGCATGCATGGACCGTCAAGGATGGGATTATTACCCAGGTCAGGGAATACTGCAACACGTCCGTGACGGTCACGCGGTTATCCTCACCGGATATCAGATCACAGCGGGGGACTTGCCAGAGCGTCTGGCAGAGTAAGCTCTCGGATAATAAGTCTGTGCCTGGCATCGTTTTGGCGCTATAA
- the LOC126590920 gene encoding protein LURP-one-related 7 has protein sequence MADIVPASAPVHPTSSQIPVDLFVSKKHPGLPRGELGFLDSSGDTVYKVTHQSPKTSSHKRVLLDAAGNPLFSLRRKDHGSWEGYKGGDSEEKDLKFRVKRTKNKLTRTELEVFLVGENSADSACDFKVKGFPFQKSCTIYRGNEIVAQTSLMYKLHQLMPKRGKFRLTIFPGPVDHALIAALIVIFLD, from the exons ATGGCTGACATCGTTCCAGCTTCAGCCCCTGTTCATCCCACGAGCTCACAAATCCCGGTCGATCTCTTTGTCTCCAAGAAACATCCCGGCCTTCCACGTGGCGAATTGGGTTTCCTCGATTCCTCCGGCGACACCGTTTACAAAGTCACCCATCAATCTCCCAAGACTTCTTCTCACAAGCGCGTGCTGCTTGACGCCGCCGGAAATCCTCTGTTTTCTTTGCGCCGTAAAGAT CATGGAAGCTGGGAAGGATACAAAGGGGGAGATAGTGAGGAGAAAGACTTGAAATTTAGAGTGAAGAGGACGAAAAATAAGCTTACCAGAACTGAGTTGGAAGTGTTTCTTGTTGGTGAGAACTCAGCAGATTCAGCCTGTGATTTCAAAGTGAAGGGCTTTCCTTTCCAGAAATCTTGCACCATCTACAGAGGCAATGAGATAGTTGCTCAG ACGAGTCTTATGTACAAATTGCACCAGCTTATGCCAAAGAGAGGAAAATTTCGACTAACTATATTTCCTGGACCCGTGGATCATGCTTTGATAGCGGCCTTGATTGTAATATTTCTCGATTGA